A window of Rufibacter sp. LB8 contains these coding sequences:
- the gldG gene encoding gliding motility-associated ABC transporter substrate-binding protein GldG, which produces MVDEKNSTTVGPQPVADSRRRQDWTFFLVAVGLLLVLNFVANRYFFRIDLTQDKRYSISEQTKNLLANLQGPVDVTVYLEGEFPAGFRRLQNSTRETLEEFRLYSDGKVQYTFVDPSANTNAEARNQFYTQLVQKGLQPTNLFAQEGDKKVEKIVFPGAVIKAGDRETSATLLKGNQASPPDVRLNQSIEGLEYELASAMKKVAANSAGRIGVLQGHGELWLPQGADFLGTLSEYYTVNKVDLTTAPNLDNFNLVVMLKPTKSFSEAAKYKLDQYIMRGGKMLFLLDGVRASLDSIKPEGSVAFPYDLNLQDLLFKYGVRVNPDLVQDLNASFIPMVTGYMGNQPQTQLVPWRYYPLINNFSTLPLTKNLDAVQTKFVSSIDTVKAAGIKKTPLMWTSQYSRKRDSPVSISLNDPRVDRDPKLFSQNAIPVGYLLEGSFGSVFTNRPVPEGVQIPFQAKGKPTQLVIFSDGDLASNEVDPRSGRPLELGFDRFSRTRYANKELLKNVVDYLLDEKGLIELRGKEIQLRPLDKAKLRDERTKWQAVNLGIPLVLLLVFGALKFWLRKRKYAR; this is translated from the coding sequence ATGGTAGACGAGAAAAACTCAACCACAGTTGGGCCGCAACCCGTGGCAGACAGCCGAAGACGCCAGGACTGGACCTTTTTCTTGGTAGCCGTCGGGCTGCTGCTGGTGCTCAATTTCGTGGCCAACCGCTATTTTTTCCGGATAGATTTAACCCAGGACAAACGTTATTCCATTTCAGAACAAACCAAAAACTTGCTGGCTAATTTGCAAGGTCCGGTAGACGTAACTGTCTATTTGGAAGGCGAATTTCCGGCCGGTTTTAGAAGGTTGCAGAACAGTACCCGCGAGACGCTGGAGGAATTTAGGCTGTATTCAGATGGTAAAGTCCAGTACACTTTTGTAGACCCAAGCGCGAATACCAACGCAGAGGCCCGAAATCAATTCTACACGCAACTGGTACAGAAAGGCTTGCAACCTACCAATTTGTTTGCGCAGGAAGGCGATAAGAAAGTAGAGAAAATAGTATTCCCGGGCGCGGTGATTAAAGCCGGTGACCGTGAGACGTCGGCAACGCTTTTGAAAGGAAACCAGGCCTCGCCGCCCGATGTTCGCCTGAACCAAAGCATTGAAGGGCTGGAATATGAGCTGGCTTCGGCCATGAAGAAAGTAGCGGCTAACAGCGCCGGTAGAATTGGCGTATTGCAAGGCCACGGCGAACTGTGGCTTCCGCAAGGCGCTGACTTTCTGGGCACGCTCTCCGAGTACTACACCGTGAACAAAGTGGATTTGACAACCGCGCCCAACCTGGACAACTTCAACCTGGTGGTCATGCTCAAGCCCACCAAGTCCTTTTCAGAAGCCGCCAAATACAAACTGGACCAATACATCATGCGCGGAGGAAAGATGCTGTTTTTACTGGACGGTGTGCGCGCCAGCTTAGATAGCATCAAGCCCGAAGGCTCGGTGGCCTTCCCCTATGATTTGAACCTGCAGGATTTGCTCTTCAAATACGGGGTGCGCGTGAACCCAGACTTGGTGCAGGACTTGAACGCCAGCTTTATTCCCATGGTCACGGGCTACATGGGCAACCAACCGCAGACGCAGCTGGTGCCGTGGCGCTATTACCCGTTGATCAACAACTTCAGCACCTTGCCGCTTACTAAAAATCTGGACGCCGTACAGACCAAGTTTGTAAGTTCTATTGACACTGTGAAAGCGGCTGGCATCAAAAAAACGCCGCTGATGTGGACCTCGCAGTATTCGCGCAAGCGCGATTCGCCGGTGTCCATTTCCTTGAACGACCCGCGCGTGGACCGCGACCCAAAACTTTTCAGCCAAAACGCCATTCCAGTGGGATACTTGCTGGAAGGTTCCTTTGGTTCTGTGTTTACCAACCGTCCCGTACCTGAAGGCGTGCAGATTCCGTTTCAGGCGAAAGGTAAGCCCACGCAACTGGTGATTTTCTCCGACGGTGATTTGGCCAGCAACGAGGTTGACCCGCGCTCCGGCCGACCTTTAGAACTGGGCTTCGACCGTTTTTCCCGCACGCGCTACGCGAATAAGGAACTACTCAAGAACGTGGTAGATTACCTGCTGGATGAAAAAGGTTTGATAGAACTCCGCGGCAAGGAAATCCAGCTTCGGCCATTGGACAAAGCAAAACTGCGCGATGAGCGCACCAAATGGCAAGCGGTCAACCTGGGCATTCCGTTGGTGTTGCTGCTGGTTTTTGGGGCCTTGAAATTCTGGCTGCGCAAGCGAAAATACGCTCGGTAA